Within the Candidatus Acidiferrales bacterium genome, the region CATGTTGGGTCAGGAATATTTGCCAAAAGGCTCAAAGGGCGGCCCTTGCTGGCTGAGCCTGACCCAGCGGGGGAAGCCGCTGGGCTGAACAGAGGGAACCCTCTCGCAGATTCCACCAGGCCCAGTTGGCCGGAACGAGACTAGTTGGGTTTGGCCGCGCCCGCTTCCTCCAAAATCTTGACGCTGGCGCTGGCGCCGATGCGGGTGGCTCCGGCACAGACCATTTTCTGCAAATCCTCGTAAGTGCGCACGCCGCCGGCGGCCTTCACGCCAATCTCGCGGCCGACGATGGCGCGCATGAGGGCCACATCTTCGGCGGTGGCGCCTCCCGGGCCGAACCCGGTCGAGGTCTTGACAAAGTCGGCGCCAGCCTCGCGCGCCGCAACGCAGCCGCGCACCTTCTCCGCCACCGTGAGCAACGCCATTTCCAAAATCACCTTGGCGATGCACCCCGCCCGGTGGCAGGCCTCGACCACCCCGCGAATGTCTTGCTCGACCACGTCGAGTTCGCCGGACTTGAGCGCGCCCACGTTGACCACCATGTCAATCTCCTGCGCGCCGAGCTTGATCACCTCTTCTGTTTCATACAGCTTCACCTGAGGCAAGGTCGCGCCCAGGGGGAACCCGACGACGGTGCAAACCTTGACCGGCGTGCCGCGCAACCTCTCCGCCACGAGCGGCACGTACCACGGATTCACCACCACGGAAGCAAAACGGAACCGCCTGGCCTCTTCGCAGATGCGCAAAATATCCTGGCGCGAAGCTTCCGGCTTGAGCAGGGTGTGGTCAATCAGTCCGGCAAGGTCGGTAGCAACCTCCCGGATCTCGTCCCCGCAGGAGATGCGACAGGCGCCCGCCTCGACAATGCGCTTGGTCTTGTTGACGCACTTCTCGGCGCAGGACTGGTTGCAGCCCGGGCAGATCAGATCGTCAATTTCAAGCCCGCGCAAATCCGTCCCGGAGGAAGTCCCGAGATAAGCGAGGATTTCCTGGGTGATGGCTTGAACCAGTTGTTCCATCTGGCGAGCGTCCACTTGAGCTCTATCCTTTGGGGCTGTCTTTCCGCCAGCGCGCTTCCATGGCCGTAATTTTTTCAATACGTTTCTGGTGGCGGCCGGCGGCGAACGGCGTCTCCAGCCAAAGGAAGACGATTTCGCGGGCTAGCTCGACGGGAATCATGCGAGCGCCGAGGGTGAGGACATTGGCGTCGTTGTGTTCCCGACTGTTGCGCGCGCTCGCTTTATCATAGCACAGGGCTGCTCGCGCTCCCGGAACTTTATTCGCGGCAATGGCCGAGCCGATGCCGGCGGCGTCGGCAACAATTCCTCGCCACGCCTCACCAGCGCTCACCTTTTCGGCAACGGCCTGCGCGAAGTCAGGGTAATCTACGGCCGTCGTTGAATCGGTTCCCACGTCGATCACTCCGTAACCCCATTCGAGCAGGTAGGGCTTCAGAGCTTCCTTCAGCTCGAAACCG harbors:
- the deoC gene encoding deoxyribose-phosphate aldolase, with the translated sequence MDARQMEQLVQAITQEILAYLGTSSGTDLRGLEIDDLICPGCNQSCAEKCVNKTKRIVEAGACRISCGDEIREVATDLAGLIDHTLLKPEASRQDILRICEEARRFRFASVVVNPWYVPLVAERLRGTPVKVCTVVGFPLGATLPQVKLYETEEVIKLGAQEIDMVVNVGALKSGELDVVEQDIRGVVEACHRAGCIAKVILEMALLTVAEKVRGCVAAREAGADFVKTSTGFGPGGATAEDVALMRAIVGREIGVKAAGGVRTYEDLQKMVCAGATRIGASASVKILEEAGAAKPN
- the rpiB gene encoding ribose 5-phosphate isomerase B produces the protein MIRKTLTAGDLEAIPDGGEVILPRSSLITPLARDEAARRKIRIRFAEAEEDIPKPSPKHTVAIGSDHAGFELKEALKPYLLEWGYGVIDVGTDSTTAVDYPDFAQAVAEKVSAGEAWRGIVADAAGIGSAIAANKVPGARAALCYDKASARNSREHNDANVLTLGARMIPVELAREIVFLWLETPFAAGRHQKRIEKITAMEARWRKDSPKG